In Euphorbia lathyris chromosome 2, ddEupLath1.1, whole genome shotgun sequence, the sequence CCTTACTCTTGAGACTGTTGATTGCTGTTTTCCCCTTTTTAGCTTCTTGGACAAAGATGCTTTAGTGGTTTGAAGTTTTGTGGAGATTTTGATGGTGTTTGTTGGTAAGTAGGAGTTTCAACTTTGTATtcatttttgtattttcatcCATGGcactgaaattaagtgaaagCCAAGGTGAaagtcaatcccattacaccaAAGGCATTTTCCCACTTTGTATtcatttttgtattttcatcTATTGTCTCTATACATGATACAGATTGAAGCTGGTCTTTATACAGTATTTTATATCATATGTCATGGCTAATTGTATACTTTCCTTCAGTTATTTCAAATCTATTCCGAATCTGTAGCGAATTTTGCATTATAGCATACCAAATAAGACCTAAAAGCTTTGAAGCTGATAATTgctttttaaattttcttaattttgatTATTATAACACAGACAAACATGTTCTAGTGGACTTTCTTTGTTACTTTTACGAGTTATCTCAAAATGTTTTACATCGAAATTACACAGGTCAATCTCAAAAAATGTGATTGAAATTACACTGCTCAATATCAAAAGAATGGGACCGAAAttacacaaataaaaaaaaaaaaaaaaaatgttttattgtCAATTTGTCATCTGGCAAATAGCCCAACTCTGTCGATGTAGCAAGCAGATCCAGAGTCTTGGAGACAGCCGCAGAAATTGTCATCATCTTTGGGGAATGATTTTGGCAGTGGATGGTCTGGAATAATGCCAACCTAAATCAAAACAATGAACAACTTAATATGGTGGATAACGTGCAAAACGCTAACGAAATTAGAAGCGGGAAATCACAGTAAACCTTGTCGATATCCGTGTGAGCAGGCGTCTCATAACGAGCAACGGTAACTGCCAAGCCAGAGCCATCAGATAGCTCAAACACTGACTGAATTTTGCTGTGAAATGTCATTAAACTCACCGGTTAGGTGGTGGGAAAGAAAGGGTTATATATATTGGTAAACTGACTAAATTGTACGGAAGCAGAAGCAATTACCCTTTCCCAAATGTGGGTTCTCCAAACAACAAAGCACGTTTATTGTCTTTCAATGCACCAGCTAATATCTCACTCGCACTTGCAGTTCCCTTGTTCACCTGATGGAAATCAGAAGATATATGTCAATGGATTTCTCGTGGACATTTGCTGCTCAAAACGTGAATGCTCAACTATCAAAAAGCAAAAGCCTCTGCAAGTGATAGTCAATGCCTAGGCATGTGCCACCGACAGTCGACAGAGAAGACAACAATAGAGTGGCTAGTGAAAACTATGTAGAACCAGAAGACAAGGCTCTAATTTGGTGATGCAAATTTCTAGAATCAGAAGATTTTTAGTAATATTATAATCCGGTACAAGAAAGCATACCAATACAGCTAGGGGTTCTGAAGCTGCGATTGCACCACTTCCCTCTGCATCATAAATATCTCGAACACCACGGCTATCACAAATATACACAATGACGCCTTTATCTAACCTGGTAGGAAGCAGCTAACTAGAATAAGTAGTATTCCCCGACTTTAGACAGAGAAAGTGATAGCTATTTATTGGATGGTTAGTGTAGACAATGAATACaattattttctttctcttggTTCTAATAATGTTTAAGTAGAAAAATATGAACAGGGTGCCACTAAAACATATCCCAGTGCCCATGCATAaattgtctaaataaaagatgtATGAAGTTCACTTCtgacaaaacaaaacaaaatgtgGCAAGTTATACATCCCtggaaaaaagaaagataaGACCTGTATAAGAAACTTTTACATGTAATGTATTCACTTCTAGGTATCTAATTTTTCACTTACCAAATCTTTGCAATCTCAATTCCTTCTGGAAACAGACCACCACTGCAGAAAATTTAAGCGTTCAGAAACGCTGCCGTAGGATAAATTTTAGAATGTTGCATGTTGAAAGCTAATACCTATTGTCTCGAAGGTCTAACACAAAGGCATTAACACTTTCACTTCTTAAAGTACTGATAGCTTCCCTGACAGCAGCTGAAAACACaatagatgtgaaaaaaaattgttaaacgAGTCAATATTGTAAATTCAAGTTGTAAATCCATCGTGTTTCAGGGAAGGTGTCTGTAAATACAAAATATGTTCCATAACCCAAGATTACTGTGTACATATCATGGTATTTAACTCTTTGAACTGATTATCATAATTACTAGCTATTTCAAAATTCTTTTTCCCGCACACAGAATCATGCCTCCTTGTTTTCTGGAAATATTTTTTAGTAGTAGTTCCCAAAGTCAACATGGCAAGAGTAACAAAAACACTAAGTTTAAGATGTTCAAATTCAAAGTCCCAACAACCAAATTAAAGCTTTAATAGAGATAAAGGGTTCAGAATACCTGAAGCATTTTGGTTGAATGATGTAAGTTTAATATACCCAATCTTAGGAGAATCTTTCCCAGAGCCAGGAATTGCACAGAGTCTCGACTTTACTGGATTTAGAGACACCCGCTCTCGCCTGGAAAGCAACAGCTAGTTTAAAATCAAATGTCCATTTAGCACCAAAGAAACATAATAATGCACAAATCATCAAAGAGAGTGGAAGTGTGGAACCAACAAATTAACAATTCCTATGAACTAGCATAATTAAGAGCAGTAGAACATGATGAAGCACAAATGATCAAAGAGAGTGGAACCAAATTTCTACCAGTCAGTAAAAGTTCACTAAAATTTGTGGGACAGAAGTACTGCAAAATACTTACGTTAAAGCTAGATGCTTTATTTCAGGTCCACTGCGAATAGTTAATTCAACTGAACTTCCTTCAGATCCCCTACAATTGAATAAAGGAGCTTAATCAAATTGATGCATAGAGATGAATGGATGTAAATGAGTATCCTTTTTTCCCTCCCTATCATAGAGAAAGCAGGGAAGGGTTCCTGGGACAGATCATACAGTATATCATGTTACAACTTAACAGATATAGGAAGTTAAAATCCTAAGGTGAATTGATGTCAGTAAAAAACAAAAAGCCTCAATTCTTAAGTCAAAAGTTCTCCAGATTGGTAGTTTCCTTTGTACTTGTGTAATGATTACACCAACAACAAAGAAAACAATAGCTGTTACAAAATAATGAACCATAATAAATGTCGTTTGAGTCTGAATAACATGAAATCCAAATTGAAAGCAAAATATGCACTTCGGAACAGCGCATAATCTGTCAACATATATTCAACTTGACTTAACTCAAGTTGAATCTTGGACAATGGGAAAAAGCCTGATCCAGCAACATCACATGACTACAAGCAATGCTGCTTGCAAAGCTCGTTTGTCGAAGTGTCATTCATGAGAGGCTGTAGAGGGATTTTTAGCTTGTTCATCAAGCTTCCGCAGCTGCTTTGCACTGCTATTAATCTCTCAACATGTTCATGAGAGACTCCTGTCCAGGGACAGGGTGGGCCTGAAAAATGGAGACAAGTACACAACCCTCCCTTTCCTCCTTCCTGTTCTATTGTCAAAGACAAACCAGCCAACAAGCAAGCTTGTTTCCCCCCTTAACATTGTAGGGCTCTTCGCGTGTAGGTAGATAGTACCTAGGGGCGCGAGACAACTCTCTATGAGGAACTCGGCAAAATAGCCCCGGAACTTCGGGAAAAGGGGTGCCTCTCAGTTCTTGATGTAAGCTGATTACGAAAGACATCCTCGTCATAACAATGCAAAGCATGTGTTCTCTTAGTCAAGAATGAAACGTTCACAGGTTTTCTACTACATTAGTAGGAAGGAACTAGCtgagcaaacttggaggagctGTAAAGGAGAAGATTGGCGACATGAATCCTTTTTCTTTAATCCATCCAGCGGAATATTCTCAAGGAGACATTAAGAAATGAAATTCTATCCTATATCAGTTTCTAAATTAGCCCATTAGGTCCATTCCACCTGGACGAAACAACTTTTTCTCACTGCTGCAATATTTGAATTTCTGTTACAATTAAGTGCTTTCTTTTATTGTCTTCTTTTGTTACTGTAGAATAACTGACACTCAAGGATGACTATATGGCTAAAATTGACAAGTTAATAGAAGAAAAATTCATACAGAAAAATCAACTTCTGATTTAGGTGATATACAAGCCAAGATACTTACTGTAACCAGTCTGCAGCATCATATATGCCCATACTTTCAGTGCTTGCTTCATCTATTGCCAAAATCACATCCCCAGATGAAATTCCAGCCCTCCTTGCAGGACCTCCTGGAGTTGATGAAATAACAACAAGTCCAGCAGGTGATGCATCAGACTCCGTAGGATAGCCTATTGACAGCCCTACACCTGTAAGAGCACCTCGTGTCCCAGACTGCCTTCAGAGAAGATAGTAAGAAATTTCATATAAGAACGTCAACTTTATACCTGCCTAAAGCAGGCCATAGTGTGCCTAAACATTGATTCTTATTTCCACAATATTCAAGAGACATGCAACTGATCAT encodes:
- the LOC136219447 gene encoding carboxyl-terminal-processing peptidase 2, chloroplastic, with the protein product MAVLASSVILYSSSHLISYKTPRFFLASSYVQIFQLQSKSMPVRILEARLWRPSNYRREAVAFRKELLLLNPIRMLRKRISSKRKFLKLLNCAEDIRKNTSILFIRLVVTMLIVSSFSIAASNSPTWALSEENLLFLEAWRTIDRAYVDKTFNGQSWFRYRENALRNEPMNNREETYTAIRKMLASLDDPFTRFLEPEKFKSLRSGTRGALTGVGLSIGYPTESDASPAGLVVISSTPGGPARRAGISSGDVILAIDEASTESMGIYDAADWLQGSEGSSVELTIRSGPEIKHLALTRERVSLNPVKSRLCAIPGSGKDSPKIGYIKLTSFNQNASAAVREAISTLRSESVNAFVLDLRDNSGGLFPEGIEIAKIWLDKGVIVYICDSRGVRDIYDAEGSGAIAASEPLAVLVNKGTASASEILAGALKDNKRALLFGEPTFGKGKIQSVFELSDGSGLAVTVARYETPAHTDIDKVGIIPDHPLPKSFPKDDDNFCGCLQDSGSACYIDRVGLFAR